A single genomic interval of Alteromonas sp. CI.11.F.A3 harbors:
- a CDS encoding 4a-hydroxytetrahydrobiopterin dehydratase, translating to MSTRLTNEEIQENLDTLNAGLEDNDRWALGDNAIEKTFTFKSFIRAFGWMSQIAIWAEKLKHHPEWFNVYNRVEVKLTTHDVGGLSELDFKLATKMESFKP from the coding sequence ATGAGTACGCGACTAACTAATGAAGAAATTCAAGAAAATCTCGATACCCTAAATGCAGGTTTAGAAGACAACGACCGCTGGGCGTTAGGCGATAATGCTATTGAAAAGACATTTACCTTTAAAAGTTTTATTCGTGCATTTGGTTGGATGTCGCAAATTGCGATTTGGGCAGAAAAATTAAAGCATCATCCGGAATGGTTTAATGTTTATAACCGTGTAGAAGTAAAATTAACAACCCATGATGTGGGTGGTTTGAGTGAATTAGATTTTAAATTGGCAACAAAAATGGAAAGCTTTAAACCGTAA
- a CDS encoding MHYT domain-containing protein yields MIQEYFTIGQEVTLLDGSYDFGLVALSLTIAIFASFMAFNVASQASVSTNKLRKYSLLTAGSVAMGGGIWAMHFLGMLAFELCTAVSYDVGITLASSVPGIAAAWVALYLMTKPTISFTEILIGGVLVGAGIGTMHYSGMAAMEMSPLLRYNPALFILSIIVAVCLAMLALWIKFGLSAVSGKQSKMGRDAFIASLVMGLAIAGMHYTGMFAARFVMPPGMEFTSQPSEISVYLALSIAMVTVTLIAIVLGLSLLFKYKDVSSRAIESEKVQRAITDTAVDAIITVDSTGIIRTANPAVTAVTGYLPEELIGQPGTILAPADKKSMYGQDFLQQRVVPTEQIIGTSREVTIVAKGGEFIPVQLGIGYTKLDGKALFVGFFSDLRKRKAIEDALRESEAKFRSFISNIPGIAYRCLNEPDWPMVFISDAVCEITGYPADDFILPNSKVTFGSLCHPDDVQRITDEVADNKMFSIEYRIITKSGDVRWVTEHGVHVFDENGDIAYLDGFISDITARREMEEELKTAKNIAEQAAAARTNFLANMSHEIRTPMNAIIGFSDLMLAEKMPPEQHGHLTTVNRSARSLLHLLNDILDSAKLDKGKLDLDYRDFIIRDEVDTVVSTFWLEAKRKKITLEVQVGSEVREAYNGVPERIRQVLNNLIGNAVKFTGDGSVVLQVSSDGSFVYFKVKDSGIGMNSEQVNRVFDAFAQADASMSRKYGGTGLGTTISKQLVELMGGNICAQSELGKGSTFTFRLPLVPAIAPRAVEEGKPVQLPPMHILIVDDIAQNIDLLSLLLVRSGHTVEVARDGKEALEKMKLPGIELVLMDLQMPVLDGLEASVQRRKYEALNNLPSLPIIALTASVLVQDRHAATDAGMDGFANKPIDYPVLTREMARVLGKEIDESATLIVNDDKAEQPKSSKVVDVNRAIMLWGDAQTHHNEVARFTRENESKIAQITTAILDNDAPKTASLAHGIKGVAGNLCLNPLMSVCRDIEKNAHAGELDISSVQLLKKSFNEVITWLQGTTETEAVQVKQDVDYAVLLAHLTKLKRSVEQNMLDESELQEVKTLASGEYKEVIASIIMDVDDFEFERAEAQLVELIDTLAREIETQ; encoded by the coding sequence ATGATTCAAGAATATTTTACGATAGGGCAAGAGGTAACCTTGCTTGACGGAAGTTATGATTTTGGCTTGGTAGCACTGTCATTAACGATTGCCATTTTTGCGTCATTTATGGCATTTAACGTAGCCAGTCAGGCGTCCGTTTCCACCAATAAACTTAGGAAGTATTCGTTGCTCACTGCCGGTAGTGTTGCCATGGGCGGTGGAATTTGGGCCATGCATTTTTTAGGAATGCTTGCGTTTGAGCTTTGTACTGCTGTTTCATACGATGTTGGCATAACGTTGGCGTCATCGGTACCTGGGATAGCGGCGGCATGGGTTGCGCTCTACCTTATGACAAAGCCTACAATTTCATTTACCGAAATATTAATTGGCGGCGTGTTAGTGGGGGCAGGCATTGGAACCATGCATTACAGTGGCATGGCGGCTATGGAAATGTCGCCATTGCTTCGTTATAACCCCGCATTATTTATACTCTCCATTATTGTTGCTGTGTGCTTAGCGATGCTGGCCCTTTGGATAAAGTTTGGTCTTAGCGCTGTGAGTGGCAAACAATCGAAAATGGGTAGGGACGCTTTTATAGCAAGTTTAGTTATGGGGCTTGCCATTGCCGGTATGCATTACACAGGAATGTTTGCGGCTAGATTTGTTATGCCGCCTGGCATGGAGTTTACCTCCCAACCATCTGAAATATCTGTTTATCTTGCGTTATCTATTGCAATGGTAACGGTCACGCTTATAGCTATCGTGTTGGGTCTTAGTCTGTTGTTCAAATACAAAGACGTGAGTTCCCGGGCTATAGAAAGTGAGAAGGTTCAGCGCGCCATTACCGATACAGCAGTAGATGCCATTATAACGGTTGATAGTACAGGCATTATCCGAACCGCTAATCCCGCTGTTACTGCCGTAACAGGGTATTTACCAGAAGAGCTTATTGGTCAACCAGGTACAATACTGGCACCGGCCGATAAAAAATCCATGTACGGCCAAGATTTTTTACAACAACGGGTAGTGCCAACGGAACAAATAATTGGTACCAGCCGTGAGGTAACCATCGTTGCCAAGGGCGGTGAGTTTATTCCAGTTCAACTAGGCATTGGGTATACCAAGTTAGATGGAAAAGCACTCTTTGTTGGTTTTTTCTCAGATTTAAGAAAACGCAAGGCTATAGAAGATGCACTTCGCGAAAGCGAGGCCAAGTTTAGAAGCTTTATTTCTAATATCCCAGGTATTGCCTACCGATGTTTGAATGAACCAGATTGGCCCATGGTATTTATTAGTGACGCAGTCTGCGAAATTACCGGGTATCCCGCAGATGACTTTATTCTGCCAAACTCTAAAGTTACTTTTGGTTCGCTATGCCACCCCGATGATGTACAGCGAATAACAGATGAAGTTGCTGATAATAAAATGTTCAGTATTGAGTATCGGATTATTACCAAGTCTGGTGATGTCCGATGGGTTACAGAACATGGTGTTCATGTTTTCGATGAAAATGGTGACATTGCCTATTTAGACGGCTTTATTTCAGATATAACGGCGCGTCGGGAAATGGAGGAGGAGCTCAAGACGGCAAAAAATATAGCCGAGCAAGCTGCAGCAGCTCGCACCAACTTCCTTGCCAATATGAGCCATGAAATAAGAACACCAATGAATGCCATTATTGGGTTCAGTGATTTAATGCTTGCGGAAAAAATGCCGCCAGAACAGCATGGGCACCTTACCACGGTGAATCGTTCAGCACGTTCACTGCTGCATCTATTAAACGATATTCTTGATAGCGCTAAGTTAGATAAAGGCAAACTCGATTTAGATTATCGCGACTTCATCATTCGTGATGAAGTTGATACGGTTGTCTCAACATTTTGGTTAGAGGCTAAACGCAAAAAAATTACCTTAGAAGTACAAGTGGGCAGCGAAGTCCGCGAGGCTTACAATGGGGTTCCAGAACGTATCAGGCAAGTACTTAATAACTTAATTGGTAATGCGGTCAAGTTCACCGGCGATGGAAGTGTCGTGTTACAAGTCTCCAGCGATGGCTCATTTGTTTATTTTAAAGTAAAGGATTCGGGTATTGGCATGAATAGCGAACAGGTTAATCGAGTATTCGATGCTTTCGCTCAAGCTGATGCATCAATGAGCAGAAAGTATGGCGGAACAGGGCTAGGTACAACCATATCGAAACAGCTTGTTGAGTTAATGGGCGGAAACATATGTGCGCAAAGTGAACTTGGTAAAGGCAGTACGTTTACCTTCCGGCTGCCATTAGTGCCCGCTATAGCGCCTAGGGCAGTGGAAGAAGGTAAGCCGGTTCAATTGCCTCCAATGCATATTCTTATTGTTGACGATATAGCTCAAAATATAGATTTGCTATCTTTATTACTTGTGCGTTCAGGGCATACCGTTGAAGTGGCGCGAGATGGAAAAGAAGCGCTAGAAAAAATGAAGTTGCCTGGTATTGAGTTGGTATTGATGGATTTACAAATGCCGGTGTTAGATGGCCTTGAAGCATCTGTGCAAAGACGAAAATACGAAGCGCTTAATAATTTGCCGTCACTGCCAATTATTGCATTAACCGCCAGTGTACTAGTTCAGGATAGACATGCCGCAACTGATGCGGGTATGGACGGATTTGCCAATAAGCCTATTGATTACCCGGTGCTTACCCGAGAAATGGCGCGAGTGCTGGGCAAGGAAATTGATGAGTCAGCAACACTCATCGTTAATGACGACAAAGCAGAGCAACCAAAATCAAGTAAAGTGGTAGACGTCAATCGGGCAATTATGCTTTGGGGCGATGCGCAAACTCACCACAATGAAGTGGCGCGATTTACCCGCGAAAACGAAAGTAAAATAGCGCAAATAACGACAGCGATTTTAGATAATGATGCTCCTAAAACAGCCTCACTGGCTCACGGGATAAAAGGCGTTGCTGGAAACCTATGTTTAAACCCTCTGATGTCTGTTTGCCGTGACATAGAGAAAAATGCACATGCTGGCGAATTAGATATTTCCTCAGTACAGCTACTTAAAAAGTCATTTAATGAAGTGATTACGTGGTTGCAAGGCACCACTGAGACAGAAGCGGTGCAGGTTAAGCAAGACGTCGACTATGCTGTGTTGTTAGCACACCTCACTAAATTGAAACGTAGTGTCGAGCAAAACATGCTTGATGAAAGTGAATTACAAGAAGTAAAGACGCTTGCTAGCGGCGAATACAAAGAAGTCATAGCCTCCATTATCATGGATGTTGATGATTTTGAGTTCGAACGTGCCGAAGCGCAGCTCGTTGAGCTTATTGATACTTTGGCCAGAGAGATTGAAACGCAATAA